The Prosthecobacter sp. SYSU 5D2 nucleotide sequence CAGAAGCAGCTTATCCTGCCGGGCATCACCAAGTTTTCCCGGCACGGAAAAAGCGGAGCCACGGTGAGCGAATGGCTGCCGCATCTGGGGTCCGTGGCGGATGACCTGTGTTTCATCAAGTCCATGACGACGGACCAGATCAACCATGCACCGGCGATGACCCAGTTTCTCACTGGCAACCAGATCCCTGGCAAGCCGAGCATGGGTGCCTGGGTGAGCTATGGGCTGGGCAGCCTGAACCGCAACCTGCCGGACTACCTGGTGCTGATTTCCAAGATGCAGCGGCCCAGCGACCAGCCGCTCTATGACCACTACTGGGGCAGCGGATTCCTGCCATCGCGTTATCAGGGAGTGAAGCTGCGCAATTCCAAGGACCCGGTGCTCTATCTGCGCGATCCGGACGGCCTGCCACGGCATCTGCGCCGGGGCATGCTGGACGGTATGGCGGAGCTGAACCAGATGCGCTTTGAGCAGACTCAGGATGCCGAGATCACCACGCGCATCCGCCAGTATGAAATGGCCTACCGCATGCAGGCGAGTGTGCCGGATCTCACCGATCTGAGCGAGGAGCCGGATGATGTGTTTGATCTGTATGGCCCGGATTCACGGCGCGCGGGCAGCTATGCGGCCAACTGCATCCTGGCCCGTCGCCTGGCGGAGCGTGGGGTGCGGTTTATCCAGCTTTTCCATCCGGACTGGGACCACCACAGCCGCCTGCCCAGCTGGTGCACCGCCCGCTGCCGGGACACGGACCAGCCGAGCGCGGCACTGATCAAGGACCTGAAACAACGCGGTCTGCTGGATGAAACCCTGGTCATCTGGGGCGGTGAATTCGGACGCGGTGTGGCAGGCCAGGGCAAATGGGATAGCCCGGAAGCCGGCCGCGACCACCACCCGCGCTGCTTCACCATGTGGATGGCCGGCGGCGGCGTGAAACCCGGCCTAACCTATGGTTCGACCGACGATTTCAGCTACAACGTGGCGGAGAACCCTGTGCATGTACGGGATCTGCATGCCACGGTGTTGCACCTCCTGGGCATTGAACATGAGCGCTTCACTTTCCGGTCCCAGGGGCTGGATTTCCGGCTCACGGGGGTGGAGGAGGCGAAGGTGGTGAAGGGGATTTTGGCATAAAAGAACTCATTAGAATCTCCCACGGCAGTGGATCGAACAAACGACAATCTGGCCAGGTCATACTTCAGGTGAATGAATCACTCTTCCTCGCCCATGAACGTTTACGACGCAGCCGGAATAACATTCTCAGGTTGGTAAGCAAGGGGCTGATTGCTCTTTTGATCTTTGGCGTACTGCTATATGGCTTCCTGATCGAAATGTCGCCCAGTGGGGTTCTGATCAGAAAGGTTGTGCGTGAGAACCCTTTAACGGCTCCTGATCCGGTTTTTGACATTACTAGAGATGAGATTCTCACGGCTAAAGGCTCATTTAGACTCGCCGGGATCTGTATCCCCAAAAATACGTCAGATCTTGCCGCCGCACTTACTTTTCTGCGGCTGTGTACAGCTCAAGGCATTGAGGTCATACGCCAAGTCAACCCATCCTCACAAATGCTCCGTTGTGAGCCCCGGATCTTGCATTGGTGTGGGAATGATCCCGTGGAAGCTCACTATGAGCAACATAACTTGAATGAGCTCATCGTGGCCATGGGATATGCGTCGTTTGAAGATTCATCCGGTCTGACTGATGTGGAGCGAGCCCGTCTCAAAGCGGCTTCCTTGATCGCCCAACAGGGGAAGAAGGGCATTTGGTCCGACGAGCCCCTTGATAAGGAACGGAGATTATCAAAATTTGGCATCAGGATTGACGACGTTTTGACTCTTCAAACACACATTCGACATTTATCAAAAGTGCGTGGTGCAGAATGAATGGACCTGCTCTGGACTGGCTTGAAGTCGGAGCAGCCTCAACATGGAGGAGACCATCGCACAATTTTCTGCATGAATACGGTACTCGAAACCCCGAAAGGTGGTGGTTTTGAAAAGAA carries:
- a CDS encoding DUF1501 domain-containing protein, whose protein sequence is MSSQSLHTTRRYFLGQCTGVSVGSMALSSLLGQKSSAGEAPALGLPGLPHFAPKAKRVIFLTQSGGPSQLELYDHKPGLMKWAGTELPESVRQGQRLTTMTANQKQLILPGITKFSRHGKSGATVSEWLPHLGSVADDLCFIKSMTTDQINHAPAMTQFLTGNQIPGKPSMGAWVSYGLGSLNRNLPDYLVLISKMQRPSDQPLYDHYWGSGFLPSRYQGVKLRNSKDPVLYLRDPDGLPRHLRRGMLDGMAELNQMRFEQTQDAEITTRIRQYEMAYRMQASVPDLTDLSEEPDDVFDLYGPDSRRAGSYAANCILARRLAERGVRFIQLFHPDWDHHSRLPSWCTARCRDTDQPSAALIKDLKQRGLLDETLVIWGGEFGRGVAGQGKWDSPEAGRDHHPRCFTMWMAGGGVKPGLTYGSTDDFSYNVAENPVHVRDLHATVLHLLGIEHERFTFRSQGLDFRLTGVEEAKVVKGILA